The proteins below come from a single Bacillus spongiae genomic window:
- the rnz gene encoding ribonuclease Z, producing the protein MELLFLGTGAGVPAKLRNVSAVALKLLQERGAVWLFDCGEATQHQILHTRLKPRRIEKIFITHLHGDHIYGLPGLLGSRSFQGGKEGVTVYGPKGLKEFITVTLSVSKTHLQYPLNIMEIEEGILFEDKDFIVEAKKLDHGIDSYGYRIQEKERPGPLLVEKLKEQGMMPGPYYRELKEGKKVVLENGSVINGVDYLGDSQKGRVVTILGDTRPCTAALQLAEDADVLVHEATFADGNEEMAWEYYHSTISQAVDIAKKSNAKLLLLTHISSRYTEEDGRQLEAEAKQLFDNCVIASDFLEVKVPLQTE; encoded by the coding sequence ATGGAACTACTTTTTTTAGGAACAGGAGCAGGAGTGCCAGCCAAGTTGAGAAATGTGTCTGCTGTAGCTTTAAAGCTTCTTCAAGAGCGCGGGGCTGTTTGGCTTTTTGATTGTGGAGAAGCGACACAGCATCAAATATTACATACTCGTTTAAAACCCAGAAGAATTGAAAAGATATTTATTACTCACTTACATGGTGACCATATCTATGGATTGCCGGGGCTACTCGGGAGTCGCTCTTTCCAAGGAGGAAAAGAAGGAGTCACCGTTTATGGACCGAAAGGATTGAAAGAATTTATAACGGTGACACTCTCCGTTAGCAAAACGCATTTACAATACCCTTTAAATATAATGGAAATCGAAGAAGGCATTCTATTTGAAGATAAGGATTTTATTGTCGAAGCCAAAAAGCTAGACCATGGCATTGACTCGTATGGTTATCGCATTCAAGAAAAAGAGCGACCAGGACCGTTGCTTGTAGAAAAACTAAAAGAGCAAGGCATGATGCCTGGACCGTATTACCGTGAGCTTAAAGAAGGAAAAAAAGTGGTTTTAGAAAATGGGTCCGTCATCAACGGGGTTGATTATTTAGGTGACAGTCAAAAGGGAAGGGTTGTAACGATATTGGGTGATACAAGACCATGTACTGCAGCCCTTCAATTAGCAGAAGATGCAGATGTTCTCGTTCATGAAGCTACATTTGCAGATGGGAATGAAGAGATGGCTTGGGAGTATTATCATTCAACGATTTCTCAAGCTGTTGATATCGCAAAAAAATCCAACGCGAAGCTGCTTTTGCTCACTCATATTAGCTCTCGTTATACAGAGGAGGACGGTCGTCAATTAGAGGCAGAAGCAAAGCAGCTATTTGACAATTGTGTGATTGCCTCTGATTTTTTGGAGGTAAAGGTTCCTTTACAGACAGAGTAA
- the zwf gene encoding glucose-6-phosphate dehydrogenase has product MNNNGTPASLIMIFGATGDLAKRKLFPSLFHLFRKGRISKKFAVVGVARRDWTHETFQSHVRDSVLTSIGQSEDIEEFISHFYYQPHDVSNSESYIKLKELADQLDTKYELQGNRIFYLAMAPEFFGTITDHLKSEGLKDTNGFHRLVIEKPFGHNLPSAEKLNTQIREAFIEDDIYRIDHYLGKDMVQNIEVIRFANALFEPLWNNRYISNIQVTSSETLGVEERGRYYEKSGALRDMVQNHMLQMVALLAMEPPIRLTTDEVRSEKVKVFRALRPIEGEEIEDYFVRGQYDKGSITEGDLTGYRDEVNVDPESNTETYVAGKLMIDNFRWAGVPFYIRTGKRMSSKATKIVVQFKDIPMNLYYNPEEPLAPNLLVIHIQPEEGITLHLNAKHSGDKLKTKTVKLSYSNTGIHGMNTPEAYEKLLHDCMLGDATNFTHWDEVKLSWSFVDKISEYWERTEEKSFPNYASGSMGPKAADDLLEKDNFFWWPIHNLEVDKC; this is encoded by the coding sequence GTGAACAATAACGGTACACCTGCTAGTCTCATTATGATATTTGGTGCAACAGGAGACTTAGCCAAACGAAAGCTATTCCCTTCGTTATTTCATTTATTTAGAAAAGGTAGAATTTCTAAGAAATTTGCGGTCGTTGGCGTCGCACGAAGAGACTGGACACATGAAACGTTTCAATCACATGTGAGAGACTCTGTTTTAACATCGATTGGTCAAAGCGAAGATATTGAGGAATTTATTTCTCATTTCTACTATCAACCACATGATGTTTCGAACTCTGAATCATACATAAAGTTAAAAGAATTAGCTGACCAATTAGATACGAAATATGAACTTCAAGGAAATCGAATTTTCTATTTAGCTATGGCGCCTGAATTTTTTGGGACGATTACAGACCATTTAAAATCAGAAGGATTAAAGGACACAAATGGCTTCCATCGTTTAGTCATCGAAAAACCATTTGGACATAACTTACCTTCTGCCGAAAAGCTAAATACTCAAATTCGTGAAGCATTTATTGAAGATGACATCTATCGAATTGACCATTATTTAGGAAAAGATATGGTTCAAAATATAGAAGTTATTCGATTTGCCAATGCATTATTCGAACCACTTTGGAACAACCGCTATATTTCTAATATTCAAGTTACTTCTAGCGAAACACTAGGAGTAGAAGAACGTGGAAGATATTATGAAAAAAGTGGTGCATTACGAGATATGGTTCAAAACCATATGCTACAAATGGTTGCTCTTCTTGCTATGGAACCCCCAATACGTTTAACGACAGATGAAGTCCGTAGTGAAAAAGTAAAAGTGTTCCGTGCTCTTCGACCAATTGAAGGAGAAGAGATTGAAGACTACTTTGTTCGTGGACAATACGATAAAGGGAGCATCACCGAAGGGGATTTAACAGGATACCGAGATGAAGTCAATGTAGACCCAGAATCAAATACGGAAACGTATGTGGCTGGGAAACTAATGATTGATAATTTCCGCTGGGCTGGCGTACCTTTCTACATTCGTACTGGAAAACGTATGTCCTCTAAAGCCACAAAAATTGTCGTACAATTTAAAGACATTCCAATGAACTTGTATTACAATCCAGAAGAACCACTCGCTCCAAATTTACTAGTCATTCATATTCAACCAGAAGAAGGGATTACCCTTCACTTAAATGCAAAACATTCTGGCGATAAATTGAAAACAAAGACAGTAAAATTAAGCTATTCTAATACAGGTATTCATGGCATGAACACGCCAGAAGCATATGAAAAACTTCTTCATGATTGTATGCTAGGTGATGCAACAAACTTTACTCATTGGGATGAAGTAAAGCTTTCTTGGAGCTTTGTAGATAAAATTTCTGAATACTGGGAAAGAACGGAAGAAAAAAGCTTTCCTAACTATGCTTCAGGCTCTATGGGGCCTAAAGCAGCTGATGATTTACTAGAAAAAGACAACTTCTTCTGGTGGCCTATCCATAACCTAGAAGTAGATAAATGTTAA
- the gndA gene encoding NADP-dependent phosphogluconate dehydrogenase, protein MATQQIGVIGLAVMGKNLAWNIESRGYSVSVYNRSNEKTEQMMLESNGKNIHPTYSIEEFVQSLETPRKILLMVKAGGATDATIEQLIPHLDKGDIIIDGGNTFFEDTIRRNKKLSELGFHFIGTGVSGGEEGALTGPSIMPGGQKEAYDLVAPILKDIAAKVNGEPCTTYIGPDGAGHYVKMVHNGIEYGDMQLIAESYSIMKHVLGLSAEELHEVFSDWNKGELDSYLIEITADIFTKVDEETGKPLVDVILDKAGQKGTGKWTSQSALDLGVSLPIITESVFARFISAIKEERVKASQVLKGPKAENFQGDKQAVIESIRKALYMSKICSYAQGFAQMKAASDDHGWDISYGEIAMIFRGGCIIRAQFLQKIKEAYDRDADLPNLLLDPYFKGVVENYQSALREVIAVAIQNGVPVPSFSAALAYFDSYRAETLPANLIQAQRDYFGAHTYQRVDKEGIFHTEWMEK, encoded by the coding sequence ATGGCTACACAACAAATCGGTGTCATCGGTTTAGCAGTAATGGGAAAAAACTTAGCATGGAATATTGAAAGTAGAGGGTATTCAGTATCTGTATACAATCGTTCCAATGAAAAGACCGAGCAAATGATGCTTGAATCAAACGGGAAAAATATTCACCCAACTTATAGTATCGAGGAATTTGTTCAGTCTTTAGAAACACCAAGAAAAATTCTTCTTATGGTTAAAGCTGGAGGAGCGACGGATGCGACGATTGAACAACTTATTCCACACTTGGATAAAGGAGATATAATTATTGATGGTGGAAACACCTTTTTTGAAGATACAATTAGACGAAATAAAAAGCTAAGTGAACTAGGCTTTCATTTTATAGGAACAGGTGTTTCTGGTGGAGAAGAAGGGGCACTAACAGGTCCATCAATCATGCCAGGTGGTCAAAAAGAAGCATATGATTTAGTTGCTCCTATATTAAAAGATATCGCAGCCAAAGTGAATGGGGAGCCGTGTACGACCTACATAGGTCCTGATGGTGCCGGGCATTATGTGAAGATGGTACATAACGGAATTGAGTATGGTGATATGCAATTAATTGCTGAATCCTATTCTATAATGAAACATGTTTTAGGTTTATCAGCTGAGGAACTTCATGAAGTATTCTCAGACTGGAATAAAGGAGAGTTGGACTCCTATTTAATCGAAATTACCGCCGATATTTTCACCAAAGTAGATGAGGAAACGGGTAAGCCACTTGTTGATGTGATCCTTGATAAAGCTGGTCAAAAAGGAACTGGAAAGTGGACAAGTCAAAGTGCTCTAGACCTAGGGGTTTCTCTCCCAATCATTACAGAATCTGTTTTTGCAAGATTTATATCTGCAATAAAAGAGGAGCGCGTAAAAGCGAGTCAAGTGTTGAAAGGTCCTAAAGCGGAAAACTTCCAGGGGGATAAGCAAGCTGTCATTGAATCCATTAGAAAAGCACTTTACATGAGTAAAATTTGTTCCTATGCCCAAGGCTTTGCCCAAATGAAGGCAGCATCAGATGATCATGGTTGGGATATAAGCTACGGAGAGATTGCGATGATCTTCCGAGGAGGCTGTATCATTCGTGCCCAATTTCTACAAAAGATTAAAGAAGCATATGATCGAGATGCTGACCTACCGAATTTATTGCTTGATCCATACTTTAAAGGTGTCGTTGAGAACTATCAATCAGCCCTTCGCGAAGTGATTGCCGTCGCAATTCAAAATGGTGTTCCTGTACCATCTTTCTCAGCAGCATTGGCTTACTTTGATAGCTACCGTGCTGAAACGTTACCAGCGAATCTAATTCAAGCTCAACGAGATTACTTTGGTGCCCATACGTATCAGCGTGTTGATAAAGAAGGGATTTTCCATACTGAATGGATGGAGAAATAA
- a CDS encoding DNA polymerase IV encodes MKQYYPKSGRVILHVDMNSFYASVEMAYDPTLKGKPIAIAGDPEERRGIIVTCSYEARRLGVKTTMSVWEAQKRCPDLILLRPNFDRYQKASKAMFDVLRQYTKLVEPVSIDEGYMDITESFELGSPLEIANSIQKRLQDQLDLPCSIGIAPNKFLAKMASDMKKPLGITVLRKRDIPVKLWPLPVQEMHGVGEKTAKKLKTINIETIKQMAKADDIKLKGLLGINGPRLKKRANGEDERTVDPDSINDFKSVGNSMTLPRDVSNQQELLHHLNQLAGKVASRLQSKDLVAQSITIIIRFKNRESITRSKKQTNYLSKKEEILAAAKELFLQHWNGNAVRLLGITTNDLVEKEGAIKQLDLFSYEKEAKAEPLFKAMDDLRNKFGNDIVQKGMKIRDKETTSKEEGTSFNKDFLRDN; translated from the coding sequence ATGAAGCAATATTATCCGAAAAGCGGAAGGGTTATTCTTCATGTTGATATGAATAGTTTTTATGCTTCTGTTGAAATGGCATATGATCCTACCTTAAAAGGTAAGCCAATTGCAATAGCAGGGGACCCTGAAGAAAGAAGAGGAATCATTGTAACGTGTAGCTATGAGGCAAGAAGACTCGGTGTTAAAACGACGATGTCTGTTTGGGAGGCACAAAAACGTTGTCCTGACTTGATTCTTTTACGTCCTAATTTTGACCGTTACCAAAAAGCCTCGAAAGCTATGTTCGATGTACTTCGACAATATACAAAACTTGTTGAACCAGTGTCCATCGATGAAGGCTATATGGATATAACAGAAAGCTTTGAATTAGGGAGCCCCCTTGAGATTGCTAACTCGATTCAAAAGAGGCTGCAAGATCAGCTGGATTTACCATGTAGTATTGGAATTGCTCCTAATAAGTTTTTAGCGAAAATGGCTTCTGATATGAAAAAGCCGTTAGGTATTACGGTGCTACGAAAACGAGATATCCCTGTGAAATTATGGCCCCTTCCAGTGCAAGAAATGCATGGTGTGGGTGAAAAGACAGCAAAAAAATTAAAAACGATTAACATTGAGACGATTAAACAAATGGCTAAAGCGGATGATATTAAACTTAAGGGATTATTAGGGATAAATGGTCCGCGCTTAAAGAAACGTGCTAACGGAGAGGATGAACGAACAGTTGATCCAGATTCGATAAATGATTTTAAATCAGTTGGGAACTCTATGACATTACCGAGGGACGTTAGTAATCAGCAAGAGCTTTTACATCATTTAAATCAATTGGCAGGAAAAGTGGCAAGCCGTCTTCAATCGAAAGACCTCGTTGCGCAATCGATAACCATTATAATTCGTTTTAAAAATCGCGAATCGATAACGAGGAGTAAAAAGCAAACAAATTATTTGTCTAAGAAAGAGGAAATCCTTGCTGCTGCTAAAGAGTTGTTTTTACAGCATTGGAATGGAAATGCTGTTCGATTACTAGGGATTACAACGAATGATTTAGTAGAGAAAGAAGGAGCGATTAAACAGTTAGATTTATTTTCATATGAAAAAGAGGCAAAGGCTGAACCCCTTTTTAAGGCGATGGATGACTTGCGAAATAAATTTGGAAACGACATTGTCCAAAAAGGTATGAAAATTCGTGATAAAGAAACAACATCAAAGGAAGAGGGAACAAGTTTTAATAAAGATTTTTTGAGAGATAATTAA
- a CDS encoding cyclase family protein encodes MKIYDITAPIYTGMPVWKNYPKKQPAISTETNGHVTESRISLDVHTGTHVDAPLHMINDGETIETIGIEELVRNIKVLDLTKAEGKISKQDISSLNIEKDDFILLKTKNSFDKEFNVEFIYVAEDAAQFLVEKGISGVGIDSLGIERAQDGHPTHRTLMSNNIIIVEGLQLEDIEAGEYFMVAAPLKIQGTDASPARILLMDKM; translated from the coding sequence ATGAAAATTTATGATATTACAGCACCAATTTATACTGGCATGCCAGTATGGAAGAACTACCCTAAAAAACAACCAGCTATTTCTACAGAAACTAACGGTCATGTGACGGAATCTCGTATTTCACTAGACGTACACACAGGAACACATGTCGATGCACCGTTACACATGATTAATGATGGTGAAACGATTGAAACGATTGGGATTGAAGAATTGGTTCGAAATATAAAAGTGTTAGATTTGACAAAAGCAGAAGGTAAAATCTCAAAACAAGATATCTCCTCATTAAATATAGAAAAAGATGATTTTATATTATTAAAAACGAAAAATTCTTTTGACAAAGAGTTTAACGTTGAATTTATTTATGTTGCAGAAGATGCTGCTCAATTTCTTGTTGAAAAAGGCATTTCTGGAGTAGGAATTGACTCTCTTGGCATCGAGCGTGCACAAGACGGCCACCCTACTCATCGAACATTAATGAGCAATAATATTATCATCGTTGAAGGACTACAGTTAGAAGATATCGAAGCAGGCGAATATTTTATGGTTGCTGCTCCTTTAAAAATCCAAGGAACAGATGCATCACCAGCGCGAATTTTACTAATGGACAAGATGTAA